One genomic segment of Paenibacillus durus includes these proteins:
- a CDS encoding DEAD/DEAH box helicase → MSDNPFYRLAPFIKEFIYKNRWETLREAQVDACRVVLESPDHLLIASGTASGKTEAAFFPALTELYENPSSSVGILYIAPLKALINDQFARLNDLLLEGGIPVWHWHGDVPQAEKTKLMKNPSGVLQITPESLEGLLMNRPNAIPALFGDLRFVIIDEVHAFMGADRGIQVLSLLARISRMAGCSPRRIGLSATLSDYGTATRWLAAGTREQVQVSAPQGGRKLRLSIEHFSFPDARDEKQSEQLELVRKAYYDYIYDHTRLKKALVFTNSRTDAETAILEMRRIAAKRQEPDVFHVHHGSISAMLREEAEAALREGPGAAVAAATLTLELGIDLGQLERVMQLGAPYSCSSFVQRLGRSGRRGDAAAEMMFVTPEEEDEEAQLPARMPWTLLRAIAVTELYVRERWVEPLMVRQMPVGLLYHQTMSILKSMGEAEPEDLRDAVLSLPSFQGFSEDDYDAFMAYQLGMGQIEQMDEGSLLIGLAGEKIVNNFRFLAVFKDDEEHVVYNGTEEIGSITTVPPPGYCFTLAGKLWKVEEVDNRHKAVYVKSSRGKVDTLWLGAGGDVHTRIMTKIRDILGDTALYPYLAPRAAARLERARRLARESGLLQRSVLPAGGDSLFILPWAGSRTFRTLERLLKHQLTRPLGLRSVVPMEPYYMVVAGKADADWLEASIMEASAGGLDPLALLAPGEAPYLGKYDEWIPQDLLRKAFSLDGLDVPGFHEMVQRWRLN, encoded by the coding sequence ATGAGCGATAATCCGTTTTACCGGCTTGCGCCGTTTATTAAGGAGTTTATTTATAAAAACCGCTGGGAGACGCTCCGCGAAGCGCAGGTGGATGCCTGCCGGGTGGTGCTGGAATCGCCTGATCATCTGCTGATTGCATCGGGAACCGCATCCGGCAAGACGGAGGCGGCATTTTTCCCTGCGCTGACCGAACTTTACGAGAATCCCTCTTCTTCGGTAGGGATACTATATATCGCCCCGCTCAAAGCGCTGATCAACGACCAATTTGCCCGGTTGAACGACCTGCTGCTGGAGGGCGGCATTCCCGTCTGGCATTGGCATGGCGATGTGCCGCAGGCGGAGAAGACGAAGCTGATGAAGAATCCGTCCGGTGTGCTCCAGATTACCCCCGAGTCGCTGGAGGGCCTGCTGATGAACCGCCCGAATGCCATTCCGGCGCTTTTTGGCGATCTGCGTTTTGTCATTATTGACGAAGTGCATGCCTTTATGGGCGCCGACCGGGGAATCCAGGTGCTCAGCCTCCTGGCAAGGATCTCCCGTATGGCAGGCTGCTCGCCGCGCCGGATCGGGCTGTCCGCTACGCTCAGCGATTATGGCACCGCTACGCGCTGGCTTGCCGCAGGCACGCGGGAGCAGGTGCAGGTATCCGCGCCGCAGGGCGGAAGGAAGCTGCGCTTAAGCATTGAGCATTTTTCGTTTCCCGATGCCAGGGATGAGAAGCAGTCCGAGCAGCTGGAGCTTGTCCGCAAGGCGTATTATGACTATATTTACGACCATACCCGGCTCAAAAAAGCGCTCGTCTTCACCAACAGCCGAACCGATGCGGAAACGGCAATCCTTGAAATGAGGCGCATCGCGGCGAAGCGCCAGGAGCCGGACGTGTTCCACGTCCACCACGGCAGCATTTCCGCGATGCTGCGGGAGGAGGCCGAGGCCGCGCTCCGCGAAGGCCCCGGTGCGGCAGTTGCCGCAGCGACGCTCACGCTGGAGCTGGGCATCGACCTTGGCCAGCTGGAGCGGGTGATGCAGCTCGGGGCGCCGTACAGCTGCTCCAGCTTCGTGCAGCGGCTGGGCCGATCAGGCCGGCGCGGCGACGCCGCGGCGGAGATGATGTTCGTCACGCCGGAGGAAGAAGACGAGGAAGCGCAGCTGCCGGCGCGCATGCCCTGGACGCTGCTCCGGGCAATCGCCGTTACCGAGCTCTATGTGCGGGAGAGATGGGTCGAGCCGCTGATGGTCCGGCAAATGCCGGTCGGTCTGCTGTACCATCAGACGATGAGCATCCTGAAGAGCATGGGCGAGGCTGAGCCGGAGGATCTCCGCGATGCTGTTCTCTCGCTCCCTTCTTTTCAAGGGTTCAGCGAAGATGATTATGATGCCTTTATGGCCTATCAGCTAGGAATGGGACAGATTGAGCAAATGGACGAAGGCAGTCTGTTGATCGGGCTTGCCGGAGAGAAAATCGTCAACAATTTCCGCTTCCTGGCCGTCTTCAAGGACGATGAGGAGCATGTCGTATATAACGGGACAGAGGAAATCGGCTCGATTACAACCGTGCCTCCGCCGGGTTACTGCTTTACGCTGGCTGGCAAGCTGTGGAAGGTGGAAGAGGTCGACAACCGCCACAAGGCGGTATATGTGAAGTCGTCACGCGGCAAGGTCGATACGCTGTGGCTTGGCGCGGGCGGTGATGTGCATACCCGGATTATGACCAAAATCCGGGACATTCTCGGTGATACGGCACTGTACCCGTATCTCGCGCCGAGAGCGGCGGCCCGGCTCGAACGGGCAAGGCGGCTGGCGCGGGAGAGCGGGCTGCTTCAGCGCTCCGTGCTTCCGGCGGGCGGCGACTCGCTGTTCATTCTGCCCTGGGCGGGCAGCCGGACGTTCCGCACGCTGGAGCGGCTGCTGAAGCATCAGCTGACGCGTCCGCTGGGGCTGCGCTCGGTAGTGCCGATGGAGCCGTACTACATGGTCGTCGCCGGAAAAGCGGACGCCGACTGGCTGGAGGCTTCCATCATGGAAGCGAGCGCCGGCGGGCTTGACCCGCTTGCGCTGCTGGCGCCGGGCGAAGCCCCATA
- a CDS encoding TerB N-terminal domain-containing protein yields MSYDDKPHFSELVWEGDEKNMAVPSREDVRAEEVKQADEADKNRSLAKKSRSLPERPEQLKLWDLALPERREEKRSGRIGAAVPRRDETLYSKEGEHRKPVAVSRPATTESQFVERARELADYTEASAEFVKFKSYWPTYGHMTGPQTKWYFYWRNKVRHGRYPETDLSYIFLHVYELINGVGWDTPQDGYEQLSGLWEAYRGTFKRLDHYLGGWIADFSFIHELNIPLRKIVVRAKGLGGDLAELELARCLTSAPEQLTLPALSLMSDYDITKSKFYTGPGNEVLERFLPQVIALIDAYVRRKHGTSLLEMFPSDPPVTRERYLFRSAVYDISLYGYSILVPVVRISKSPPLRSLVTRLFRLTENKLRALMDFRGRLKGISIDKDIEELVSKFLEREFRKAEREEKGPDIVIDQDRLEQLRSDSDAVRQLLTVEEPAEEKPSVEWPVTDLLTVDGPDVWELHKQDGKEKEWERISEVQSSDDEARVPEKQLAEELQVSGCGAASETVTSIPEGSETVADGLAALGGPQNTTSASGNEWESLAGALSPLQREAVLALSGPEGPAALHRLAAAHAALPDLLIDEINEIAMDLLGDLLIDGEELSPEYASMLHFFKR; encoded by the coding sequence ATGAGCTATGACGACAAGCCGCATTTCTCGGAGCTAGTCTGGGAAGGCGATGAAAAAAATATGGCAGTGCCTTCGCGTGAAGACGTTCGGGCGGAGGAAGTGAAACAAGCGGATGAAGCGGACAAGAACCGGAGCTTGGCGAAAAAAAGCCGGAGTCTGCCTGAGAGACCCGAACAGCTGAAGCTGTGGGACTTGGCGCTTCCCGAGCGCCGCGAAGAGAAGCGAAGCGGGCGTATTGGTGCGGCTGTGCCCCGAAGGGACGAGACTTTATATTCAAAAGAGGGCGAACACCGGAAACCTGTTGCCGTCTCCCGGCCGGCTACGACGGAAAGCCAGTTCGTAGAGCGCGCTAGAGAGCTGGCCGATTACACCGAGGCGTCAGCGGAATTTGTTAAGTTCAAGAGCTACTGGCCAACCTACGGGCACATGACCGGTCCGCAGACGAAATGGTACTTTTATTGGCGGAATAAAGTTCGGCACGGCCGTTATCCCGAAACCGATCTGTCTTATATTTTTCTGCATGTATATGAGCTGATTAACGGTGTCGGCTGGGATACGCCGCAGGACGGCTATGAACAGCTATCCGGGTTATGGGAAGCTTACCGGGGCACCTTCAAGCGTCTGGATCATTATCTCGGCGGCTGGATTGCGGATTTCTCCTTTATCCACGAATTGAATATTCCGCTGCGGAAAATTGTCGTCCGGGCCAAGGGGCTGGGCGGAGACCTGGCGGAGCTGGAGCTGGCGCGCTGCCTTACGTCCGCGCCGGAGCAGCTGACTTTACCCGCGCTGTCCTTGATGTCTGACTATGACATAACCAAATCAAAGTTCTACACGGGTCCCGGAAATGAAGTGCTGGAGCGCTTTCTTCCGCAGGTAATTGCTCTGATCGACGCTTATGTAAGGCGCAAGCACGGCACATCGCTGCTTGAAATGTTCCCCTCGGACCCTCCGGTGACAAGGGAACGCTACTTATTCCGCAGCGCCGTCTATGATATTTCCCTGTATGGCTATTCCATCCTCGTTCCGGTGGTCCGTATCAGCAAATCGCCGCCGCTGCGGAGCCTGGTTACCCGGCTGTTCCGGCTTACGGAGAATAAGCTGCGCGCGCTGATGGACTTTCGGGGCCGCCTGAAGGGGATTTCTATCGACAAAGACATCGAGGAGCTGGTCAGCAAATTCCTTGAACGGGAATTCCGCAAGGCGGAGCGGGAAGAGAAAGGGCCGGACATTGTCATAGATCAGGACAGGCTGGAACAGCTGCGCAGCGACTCGGATGCCGTCCGTCAACTGCTGACGGTGGAAGAGCCGGCTGAGGAGAAGCCCTCGGTTGAATGGCCTGTGACAGACCTGCTAACAGTGGACGGACCTGACGTATGGGAACTTCATAAACAGGACGGTAAAGAAAAAGAATGGGAACGAATAAGCGAAGTACAGTCTTCCGACGATGAGGCAAGGGTTCCCGAAAAGCAGCTGGCTGAGGAGCTTCAGGTATCTGGGTGCGGGGCTGCGAGTGAGACAGTGACAAGCATCCCTGAGGGCAGCGAGACCGTTGCCGACGGGCTTGCAGCGCTTGGCGGACCGCAGAATACGACCTCAGCGTCTGGAAACGAATGGGAATCATTGGCCGGCGCGCTTAGTCCTTTGCAGCGTGAAGCTGTATTGGCTCTGTCCGGACCGGAAGGTCCGGCTGCGCTGCACAGATTAGCCGCCGCCCACGCGGCGCTGCCCGACCTGCTAATTGATGAAATTAACGAAATCGCAATGGATTTGCTTGGCGACCTGCTAATCGACGGCGAAGAGCTGTCGCCCGAATACGCATCCATGCTGCACTTTTTTAAGAGGTGA
- a CDS encoding ATP-binding protein, whose translation MNELKIPKRMTTALVNSLTAGVVPRIGLEHVAVGRRAEIESILRDLDNIAEGGAAFKLITGKYGSGKSFLLQMIRNYAMDRGFAVADADLSPERRLVGTKGQGLATYKELMSHLSTRTRPDGGALEAVLQKWISSLQQKIMQEQGIDPGNPVFAAEVEKEIYAVASDMRSLVHGFDFAKVLAAYWNGHKLGDEDLKQEALRWLRGEFATRTESRKALGVGVIIDDDNWYEYMKLWAEFSAAIGYKGLLLFIDEGVNLYKITNSVSRQSNYEKLLTMFNDTMQGKAEHLGIFLGGTPQFVEDHRRGLFSYEALRSRLVAGRYGAAAPSNFSGPIIPLDMLSSEEILVLLQRLRDIHALHYGYPSALTDDQLVHFMEEASSRLGADELLTPRELVRDFMDLLHTLYGNPEASFASLVGERTGKSDEGKDPSMDDLLAEFEL comes from the coding sequence ATGAACGAACTTAAAATCCCAAAAAGAATGACAACGGCGCTGGTCAATTCCCTTACGGCAGGCGTTGTTCCGCGAATCGGACTGGAGCATGTCGCCGTCGGCCGCCGCGCGGAGATCGAATCGATTCTGCGCGATCTTGACAACATTGCTGAAGGAGGCGCAGCCTTCAAGCTCATTACGGGCAAATACGGCAGCGGCAAAAGCTTTCTGCTGCAAATGATCCGCAACTATGCGATGGATCGCGGCTTCGCGGTTGCCGACGCGGATCTGTCTCCCGAGCGCAGACTCGTCGGCACCAAGGGACAAGGACTGGCAACTTATAAGGAGCTAATGAGCCACTTGTCCACCCGCACCCGCCCGGACGGCGGAGCGCTGGAAGCCGTGCTGCAGAAATGGATCTCTTCTCTTCAGCAGAAGATTATGCAGGAACAGGGGATCGACCCTGGGAATCCGGTTTTTGCCGCTGAAGTCGAGAAAGAAATTTATGCCGTTGCATCGGATATGCGCAGTCTTGTGCATGGCTTCGACTTCGCCAAGGTGCTGGCGGCTTACTGGAACGGCCACAAGCTTGGAGATGAAGACCTTAAGCAGGAGGCGCTGCGCTGGCTTCGCGGCGAATTCGCTACACGCACGGAATCCCGCAAGGCGCTGGGGGTCGGCGTCATTATCGATGACGACAACTGGTACGAATATATGAAGCTGTGGGCGGAATTCTCCGCAGCCATTGGCTACAAGGGGCTGCTGCTGTTCATCGATGAAGGGGTCAACCTTTACAAGATCACGAACAGCGTTTCAAGGCAGAGCAATTATGAGAAGCTGCTCACCATGTTCAATGACACGATGCAGGGCAAGGCGGAGCATCTAGGGATATTTCTTGGCGGAACGCCGCAATTTGTCGAGGATCACCGCCGGGGATTGTTCAGCTACGAGGCGCTGCGGTCTAGGCTAGTGGCCGGAAGGTACGGAGCCGCCGCTCCGAGTAATTTCTCGGGGCCGATCATTCCGCTCGATATGCTGTCTTCCGAGGAGATTCTAGTGTTGCTGCAACGGCTTCGGGATATTCATGCGCTGCATTACGGCTATCCGTCCGCGTTGACAGACGATCAGCTCGTGCATTTTATGGAGGAAGCCTCGTCGAGGCTGGGAGCGGATGAGCTTCTGACGCCCCGCGAGCTCGTGCGCGATTTTATGGATCTGCTGCATACGCTGTACGGCAATCCGGAAGCCTCGTTTGCGAGCCTGGTCGGAGAACGGACCGGCAAATCCGATGAAGGCAAGGACCCATCGATGGACGATCTGCTGGCGGAGTTTGAGCTATGA